The following nucleotide sequence is from Apium graveolens cultivar Ventura chromosome 4, ASM990537v1, whole genome shotgun sequence.
TGTTGATATTCAAACTCGAGATACAAGATTCCCTCGTAAACAAGAAATCCCATCAGATATGTAACAACATCTTCCGGAAAGGAATTAGCTAGCCTTGAATCAGATTCAAGCAAAATGTGCAATTGCTCGACATACTCAAGCTCGACGTCTTCCTCATTTTCATCACATAGAATTTCATTACAATAAAAACCAACCATTTCCGTCTGTTCGAGTAAGGTAGGTGAAAGAGATGCATCCAGGGGAGAGGTGCAAATAGGGGAGACATCGAAGCCCGGACGGGCTTTATCAGAATCGATTCTGTAGACACGTCCGCCTGGTCTAACTTAAGCCTCCGACAGTGAGTAACTTCCGAACCATTGTCAGCAGGCTTAGGTTCGAGAAGTGGCAGCTCTTGGGAAGATTTAATAAGCAGAGACCCCATTTGTTCCCACTTTGCTTGTTCTGCATGGTCAATGGGGGTAAAGCATGGACGTAATAAAATGATTCCTCACGTGTTACAAATTTACGAGACGCCATAAAAGATATGAGCATTCTCTTAACGAAAGCATATGTGACGGTAGGATCAGAGTGATCAGCAATTGATTCGGTAAAATTGAAAACCCATTGCTTGCCATGCCAATAACAATCTATAAGTCCTGCTGGTTGATACTTAGAAGGAAAAGATCTTGGGTCCCTAAAAATCAAACTTGAAACATTTGCAATCAATTTTAAATCTTTCTTGGGGGTCTTTGGTGCATAATGATTCGTGAAGATTTCCGCAGTTGAACAAACTTATGAGATCTCTCATATCGACATTCGAGAGTACTGAAAATTCTTCCATTGATGACGGTGAACAACTAGATTTTGGGGTTCTAGGGTTTTTTTTTTCTGCTAAGTAGTTCTAGGgcatttagcaaaaaaaaaataaaaaaattacgtATACACACAACTCACAAGTTAAAACACAATCAACAACTACGGACCTGTTTGTGTACGAGTTTATAAAAAATTAAggtttttttgaaaaatatcagtctaaaaatatttttataagaatattgtcatttttttaaaaattttgcaaaaatactttttaatttacaaaaatgctatttaaaaaaaaattgcaaaaatacgaTTTTTTGACAACTGAAATCAACTGCATGCAATCTTTGACGAGTTTACGCAACTAAATGCAATCTCAAATTAACCAAAAAAACTTTATTCAACTAGTTGTATATCTGGTTTTATTTTGGTTAATTTTGGTTTattccgtatttttgcaaaaaaaatcagaaaatagtaaaatcgcaaaaaaacttagaaaagttagtatttttggtaaattctctataaattaaatccataataacTTATCTTAGGGTTTTTGTGAACCCAATCTATAAATTGatttacaacttataagttgaCATACTTTTTCTtgacttattttaattttttaattttttattaactttagtttCAAAATATatgttcaaaaatatttttctaatttaatattcacaaattaagatatttatatttaaaatttatttagttttatttaattaagtaaaaaaaattctaacttttatttatcacatgtaagtcacttatttattttaatttatgagAGCACATGTAAGAAAATCTCAATATACACCCTCTAGAAATACTacatatttgattttttttttttttaatttttatcaaGTACAATATAcctattttttgaaaaaaaaaatccaTTGAATACCATGTGAAGAAAATCTCAATGTATACCCTCTAAAAATAGCTCATAAAAGTTTATAAATCCAAATTATACGTTCTAAACATATGTAATATACCGGATATAGAACTTTCAAGCAAATTCAACAAGTTGAAGACAGCAATCGATATTAAGATTGATATCCAAACATTTGTACAGgagttggaaagaaaaactatGTCTGAATGTGTTGATGCGATTTGTATATTGATTTTCTTAAACTTACAAGTATAGTGCATCTATATAGTCTTATGCATCTTGATCAACTCTAACATTTATCCTCCTGAGCCAGACGGAGTGCAAAACCATATGAAACACGTCAAATCTAGTAGCTGGACTGTTCAACACAAAGTGTTTCCTCACCTGTCTTAACCCTTGTTTCAACTTCATGTACTTCTCCTCTGGAACCTTACTTAAAATCTGCTTCAGCCTCGGAATATCAGAAACGGGAACTTCCAAAGAAAAGGCCTCCCACCTCAAAACATCACTAAATGGTAACACATAGTTTTTCGACAATATTACTGGCACACATTCAGCGTAAATGGCCTCAACAATTCTTGGACTGGCCACTTCATGACCACTAGGACATAAACAGTACTTGGAGGTAAGCATGAAAGAGTAGTAATCTAGGCCTTTAGGGAGGTACTCAAAGACGGGGAGGATGGGGTCTCGATTTTTCCAGTGATTGAGGAGGATGGGGCGGATGGGGCCGTGGTTGCCTCCAGCGAAGAAGGCTAGGTATTGAGGCGGAGAAGGTGGTGGAGGTGTGAGGAGTTTAGCAGGAATGTTGCCATCAAAAAGGTGGATTTCCGGGAGGGAGACATCCTTCTGTGGGTTGAAGCCTTCAGAGGAGTTGGCGTTGCATAAGACTCTGATAGATGTGTTGTAGAGAAGAGGATTGCCTCTTGAGGCATGGGGCCCCTGCAATGCATGGTTACAACTGTAAGGATTATAGACTGCATGATATTGTGACAACTAACAAATACTGGAGTGGTGTAACAAAAAAATGTTAAAACATACAAAAGAGATAAAAAAACATACCCAATCATGACAGGAGAGCATAAAGTGATCAGCTCCCTTAGTTTTATTCCAAAACAGGTGTTTCGTGGAGATTACTCTGATGTAATCAGAAACAAAGTCTCGAAGAGGGGTGAGATTATAAGAATAAGGAGTGTAAAGGTATTTCACCATCCAAGTTACACTGAAGGGCATGAAGAAAAGGTGAGCCAAGTTAGGGTCTCTTGTTCTGAACTTGCTCCGCTTCCCCTGCTCAATTTCTTGTATGAATCTGCCTTCTGTTGTGTAAATATCTTTACACGGTCCATCATGTACAATTGGCAATTCTCCTTCTTCATATACGTAGACCTTCAGCCTCCTCTCCATCTCGAGATAACTCCTGTAAATTTAATTTAATACATCACTTAACTTACATGTTTAAGATAGACTAAAGTTATAATTTAATTTAACAAATTTGTGGATTATAAACACTGGATTAACTGTATGAAAAGGTAACGATAATATCTTGTGATTCAAAAAGTAAACCCCAATAACAGAAGCCAGTCACAGAAATTTATGTTGCTTCAGTGATGATGAAAGACAGACTCATGCAAAAACATTACTTTATAGTTTGTTCTCAAACAAGCTACCTACTTTATGGCCGAATTAACAATTTGAGTTTATTTTCTGAAATATTACATTATATTAAAGTTTCAGTATGCACTTTTTACATAATATTGATGAAAATTAAAAcagtagtagaaagaaagaagcTATTGAAGCACTATACATAGTGGTGATTAGTAATCAATTATTGCATAAACATCACCCTGCTATAACAGATTTTGGAACTTTGCATTAAGAAATCTAGGTAAGTAACTAGATGTATAAGCATTAGCAGTGTAAGCATTAACATTATTGGCTAATAGCTAGCTAAACATTGCTATCATTAGCATTCTACTACCTTAATTCCATTTGTAATGATCATCGATCAAATTCTCTGTCAAGTCATGATAGCTAAGATGTTCATTTTGCACGTACATGTAATAATTTCTAATGAGCTTATAGAATCATAACATATGACAATAAAACAGAAGTCAACTGCAGAAAATTACTAGTTAAGTATTCAAATTAACTGTAATTGGTTTCAGAACAATGGGATAAAAAAGTTATAACTGAGAATCCCCATGCTACACCTGAGGGTTTATATTTACCAGAAAACCTTGCAGCGAGGACACAGGATTACAGTGGTATGGGTTTTCTCTTTTTTCTCATGTGAAAGATTGGTATCTAAAATTGGACAGGGCCATATTGTACTCTGTCTTTACAAATTAAGAAGCTAAAAACTGAAGTAATACACAGCGCAAAACACAAACTTTAATAAGTGGAAAAACCAAGCTTTTTTTCCAAGTTGAAACAATGAagtggagtgagtgaaatgagTGAAATGCACCAGACCTTTGACAACCCATGCGTCTAGTACAAGACTACAGTTGATAAAATATCCCAAAAGGTAAACCAAAACTTTTTTAGTTTGCAGATCCAAAGTGCTGTGCATTGTGTAGTTGTCATTTTTGAACGTGGCTTTGAAGGGAAGTAGTAATACTTCTTTTCAAGTCTAATCCATTCATCTCTATGTGTTTCCTACTTATCAATCATTTCAAACATAAAGCTTTATGTTTGTTTTTCCTTTCAACTTCACTTTATACAACCTCACCAGGAAAATTATACCTCAAGTTTAATGTTTCACAGAACACAGTTATTAATTTAATTAACCAGAGTACAAATAAACAATCTGCACTCGCCAATAACAATAGACGGCAAATTAATCAAAGTTGTGTTCACTTGCATGAAGCAAAGTAGCAAACACAATTAGTATTCAAACTACTCCCAATTAGTATTCGAATTGATGTGTAGTATATGATGATCTAAAATATATATTAGACGCATTTAGATTATTAGACTACAGAGGCAGAGCACTCATGCCTTTCCTCAAAAAGCATAGTTTATCCAACATTTAAACATTCCCCAACTCTGATGCATTTAAATATGAAACATAcaattatatatacatatttcGTCAGGAcaactctttgttcttcaaatAGAAAGAGAGATATAATTGTAAGTTTAAGAGGTAGAGATTACAGAGCAAAGGCTTTCTCGATTTGGATTGCATTACCTATTAAATTGCTTTTATGTTTTCCTGACAAAATACCAAATACTATCAGAGCTATGAATATAGTCACTAGCTTAAACTTAACTACACTAGTATTAATTACGGAATTAGCAAATTAGGTAATTAGCCATAACAAACACACATTAGGCATGAAGTTGAGGAAGAGTAGAGTCGAGGCTTACCGATAAAACGCGCGAGGATTACGATAGATAATGTCACTGCCGAGTACAGTTGAGAGATTACGAGACGAAGCAGCGCGTCGTATCGAAGCCCGAGCTCGAGCCAGTCCTTGTTCAACTTGATCTTCTTCTCTCTGCAAAATTAGTTGCAGTTAAAACTGTAGAAATAATTAATGGATAAAAATTCAAATGATTCAAGTGTCATCTGTTCCGTACTAAACTTCTACTGATAGAAAAACTCACGTAATATGTGCTTAAAAACAAGTTTTAACTATACACAGAGCGCACACACTAGTGCATTAGTGCGTGTAGAAACTAAAAACACACTAACTGCGAGTTGCACATATATTCATCCTGTTGTGGATTGTGctccaacaacttcaaaaatacAGAGCAAACACACATACGAACCGATCAAAATTAGATAGACATAAATATATACTGCAATCAATTGTGAATATGTAATTCAGAGGATCGACTACTACATGCACAATttagagagagagacagagagcaGCTAAACTAAAATGATCAAAACTAAAAGAAAGCtaattagagagagagagagatgacgAACAATGACGGAGTGATTTTGAGGAGATGAGAGTGTAAAATTGAACTGAGTAGAAATTACAGCTGCCGGAGCATGATCATGATCTCGTAACTTCGTCTGAAGCGCCACAACCGGAATTCTGTTTTCCGATCGAACACCAGAGAACGACGACGACGAAATGGAGGAGAAGAGTACGGAAACGATGAGTAAAGTGGAAAGTACAATCACGGAAATCACTTCACAAGCAGAAGCTGCTGAAGCTCCTTCGAAACTCATCCTCATCTCTCTCTctggctctctctctctctctctggctctctatctctctctctcgctTGTTAGTGTATGTAATGAACGGTATAATTCGAAAATGGTAACGTGAGAGGGAGTGTTAGTGATGAATGACGTAATTAATGGGGCGGGGAATTTGGAGAGTCCTTTTCTGTCTATCCCCCCTCTCACTCTTACAAACAAGTTTTTAAACTTCGGTGGACATACCGCCCCTTAATTCATCGGATtaatttgtatttttttaaaagttttaaATTTCAGTTTTCGTcttttatgaaaaataaataaatcaatcaATTTTGCTCTTTTCCATGGCGGAACTTTAGTAATGGTGAAAGGTTAATAATTTACTATTTTTAAACTTAACAATTAGTATCTATTGTTCACAAAATTAAAACGACTTATTTACATTACATGTTcctttgatttttttttgaaacaacATGTTCCTTTGATTTAGCTATTGCATTTAAAGTTCGTAtgtttaatttataaaatttgcATTCCAAAAATTAGATTCCTTTCAAAAATAAATAACTATTTTAGGCAAATTTGATTGTTAATGTAAGTTAATATACATCCTTAAAGAAAATTTTATATATAGTTAGATACGTAGGTAATTATTTTGaacaattattttattaaattataaaaattcatattttttgaAACAATTTTTCAAAAACATGAACAAAAGTAATGCAAGAACACTTCGGATATGTTCCTATATATGAAATTCAACAAATAGTTGGATTGTATATTTAAGAATACTGAAATTAAAAGCAATCTATTTTGTTTTATATACTAGATTATTTTTTAGACTTTATGTGAATGTTtaaaaaaatttacaaaatatATCTAGAATATTactttataaattttttataatttatttattattacaAAAAAGTTATTATATCATAATATTTAGAAAAAAAACTGAAATTATGAATTACATTCCATATGAGATCCCATCTATTCATCTACGAGCCTAAATGGAGTTTGGATACTTTACTTAACCCCTTCTCAATTCCCATTCAGTTGCCCAAAAACAGAAATAAATTCATAATAGAAACCATAAAAGTTCtttgttttttctttttatttttttgcaAATTTGTAGGTCAAGTAAAACTAAAAAAATGGATAATGTAAACAGCAAAACACTGTATATAGTATTCCTATGTCTGACTCGTAACAACATGCAGTTTAAAGAGGATCCTTTGCAAAGTAACAAATTTAAATTTAAAGATATTGTGATGCAAAATTAGTTTATAAAATCAACGTGTcataattatatttattaaatgaaAATAGATCTTTACATTGGCATCACTAACagaattaaattatttcatactaagtttcatactttttctttggCATTACTCATTTAAACTTGGTAAACTTTTATGTTATGCTCCCTCTATTTTTGTTTATCAATTTCCTacacatttttttattttttttaaaacttatattttaaaatagtgtgcaaaaatatataataaaaaaggAGCGGATATATTTAATTGAGATTTTAAAGGATTAATAATAATTCATAAAATTTATAAGATTttcctttattttattagttAAACTATAAAAATAATGCTTGATGATTTTATAGATTTTTTTAGAAATTCTTTAAATCTATATTTTGGTAAGATTTTAAAAGATTAACAATGTACAAGCAAATTTATCAAAATTCTTCAATTTTTCAAACAAAAGAAATTCTTATAGACTTTTAAATACCatcatattttaattttaaagacttttttttaaattcaaattGAATATTTCAAGATTTTGATAGAATTTTTTAAATCTAGATTGAACTTCTTACAATTCAAATCTAATATCTccaaatttttaaataatttttcaaaatttaagaataaacataaaatttgaaaattcctTAAAATGTTGATTGCATACACCCTTATAAAACTAATGAATTGAAAATAAAAAAAGTGGTAACATATATTCTTAAACTCATTCCAAAATAGCCACTTCTCAAGCTTCTGTAGAAGCCAACCAACTCAGTATTATGGAGATCAGGCTATTTTGATCGATCTTGCTTGTACTCTTTCCAAATCCTTTGAAGTTGAAGGTGCTCTTGTCAAATGGAGGAGATGGTGGAGAATAAAAAACACACATGGACAACCATTTAAGACACAACTTATAAGGTTGATGCATTTAAAGATAGTGCTAataggagtgataaggatggtgAGGGTGGTCATTTTGGTGGAAGGCGGGGGAGAAGAAATGGCAGGTCTGATGTGATTCAAAGTCCGTTGAAGATTCGCAATCCATGCATCAAGGCAAAAGGCCAATTGAGCCAAGCTAATCGGGGTGTGCAACTTTGCTCACTCGGTTTAAATATTAAAATGATCACTCAACTCAGATTTATAtatcattttaattattaaatttaacGGGATATATTTGTGTcactaaaattataataaatattaaacaTAGATAGTTTAAAATATGTACTcgaaaattaaaatttattttatggagttatAAACATTTTCTTAAATTCCATTAtaaccaaatgaaaagttatgaatttataatattttagacGATTTtgtgagatttttaaaaatttatctactaattatttgtatttaaataaaaaaaatgaccacaaaattaaaaataaataatagataaatttttaaaaatcttactatattatataaaatacAGTACTCCACAAATAGTTTTCTGCAACAATTAAGACCCTGTGTTGCCGTTGCCGTTTATAAATGTTGTAATAGGTATATTCAATCTTGCCTATTACAACATTAGTTACTAGTGTTGGCATAGACATTCCCAAATGTTATATATTATATGTTGTATACATTAAAAGGTAATTTTAATTaagttttataaatatatacaatttatatatctttttattgaaaattgaataaCAATTTCACACGTGCgaataaaaatttcagaaaaataaCAATTCTTATTTGTTTTACATCTTTTTCATACATTTGTGtgaataataattattattcaCACACATATATTAACGTTAAAAGAGGAATAATTTTagcaaaaatattaaaaataaaataaaattactGCCTAGAAATTTGACTAAGCGGGAAAAAGACCGCTCATTATTTTGGGGGAAATTGAAGGTAAACCTAACAACTCTCTCCCTCCATCTAGCGTAATTAGCTTCTCGAACACTCTCTCTACCCAACTTCGCCACTTTCTCTTGATTAGTTTCTTCAATTACAGCTTCTTCAAGGCTCAGTCATTGTAAAGAATCAATTTAGTTCGGGAGCATGGAGCCTCAAAATTCGAGTTTCAATTTAAGATTAAAGCTTAATTAGGGTGTTTACTCATATTAAGAGGCTCATTGGTGATGCTACTAAGCACCAAGTCGCTATGAATCCTATCAACACTATTTTTGGTAGGTTTTTCTCTCCGACTTCTAGAAATTTCTGAACTTATTGTGCTTGTTTTCGTGAATATGGCGTGTAATATGATACTACTCGAGATATGATACTactaataatatatttttttttaagtTCATTTAAATGTTATGAACTGATAACACATAGCTAGGGGTGAGCAAAACTGAACTGAAACCGAAAAATCGAACCGAACCGTtctaattcggttcggttcggtcctgatttttcagaaaattggtctattcggtccgttcggtccggaccgaatagaccgaaataaaattcgTTCGGTCcggttcttttaaaaaatatttcggtccagaccgaatagaccgaatagaccaaattataaatactataattttatattatatacattgtatatatcttaataattataatcataatcataatttgtaattgtatttatacacTCCTAGTACTCTATATTTCACCTTACTgtaattatattttagattttataatttttggtttaaaatttcaataaaattttagtttttaaaaaaattcggtccgttcggtccaaaaccggaccgaaccgaattatttcggttcggtccggtcTATATTACAatttcggttcggtccggtccaagaaaaaatggtaattcggtttttcggtctattcCATTCGGTCCGattttggaccgaaccgaccgaatgttCAGCCCTACACATAGCCATGCTACTTTTGAGATGATGATAGCTGTTTTCTAGATTTATTTGTATATCTACAACCTCTATGTGTCAACACATACGCCTAAGGTTGAATTATTGCGGTTAGTATGTTAATAAGGCCAATAGTCTATATGTACGTAAATAATGCAGTTTATAGTTTTTTCTCTGTTTTTCTAATGTAATCTGAACTCGTATAAAAAATGCAGCAAAGGCGTCGTTTGGGGAGAATGAATGGTAAGAATTGTTTTCCCTTTATAACCTAAATCTGTAAGAATTATTTTTCCACTCGTAAAATTAAGCAAATGTCTAACCCTTAACACTTACgttttcatttttataattttttttacatcTGGTCACAACTCTTGAAAAGTTTCCTTCTACCAAATGTAAGTATTAGTATATGAGACTTAGTTACTGATTTAATGCATctacattattatatatatatatgtttgcaTGTCTATGTTGTCTGATCTTGGAATTTTCTTGCTTGAAATGTTTACCATAAAAAGGGAAACTGACAGCTTGTTTGTTAAGGTTGTCAGCATCCGTTTTAACCATATGATGTTTGTACCCATGTAAATTGATAGTTCTAACATGCCAAGTCAAGTAAACTCATATttttgtatattaggatgatgAATGTCTACTTGCTCAACCATCACTTTTTATCGATTCATCTCTTGCTTCTAACATACTGCACAAAAGAGGATATGAATATTCTCTTTCTTGTTCTCGTTGCGTTAGGAAATTATCTGTGTTGTCTAGATCTTTGTCTTCTCTGCTCTAGGGTTGTATTGTTATCGATTCATCTGCTACCTGGTCTAAGTAAAATGATGAAGTTTTGTTTATAATATGCATATATTTAGATAATTGAATACATTACAATTTTTTTATAACATTAAATCTTGTGACATGTTGTAGCAGGGATC
It contains:
- the LOC141716688 gene encoding putative glycosyltransferase At5g25310, with the translated sequence MRMSFEGASAASACEVISVIVLSTLLIVSVLFSSISSSSFSGVRSENRIPVVALQTKLRDHDHAPAAVISTQFNFTLSSPQNHSVIREEDQVEQGLARARASIRRAASSRNLSTVLGSDIIYRNPRAFYRSYLEMERRLKVYVYEEGELPIVHDGPCKDIYTTEGRFIQEIEQGKRSKFRTRDPNLAHLFFMPFSVTWMVKYLYTPYSYNLTPLRDFVSDYIRVISTKHLFWNKTKGADHFMLSCHDWGPHASRGNPLLYNTSIRVLCNANSSEGFNPQKDVSLPEIHLFDGNIPAKLLTPPPPSPPQYLAFFAGGNHGPIRPILLNHWKNRDPILPVFEYLPKGLDYYSFMLTSKYCLCPSGHEVASPRIVEAIYAECVPVILSKNYVLPFSDVLRWEAFSLEVPVSDIPRLKQILSKVPEEKYMKLKQGLRQVRKHFVLNSPATRFDVFHMVLHSVWLRRINVRVDQDA